CTTAAGGCATAAGGGGATTGATTTTTTAGTTTGACGATATCAACAGCTTTTAGAGCCTTTTCTACCGCTTCATTCACAAGTGGTTCACTTAAACCTAAATTTCTTGGACCAAAAGCAATATCGTCATAAACACTGGTTGCAAACAATTGGTCATCAGGGGTATCAAAAACCACACCTACCTTTTTTCGTATTGCTTTAAGATTTTTTTTGTTTATGTGTTGGTTGAATACTTCAATGGTTCCAGATTGAGGCAATATAAGCCCATTCAAATGATGAAGCAAAGTGGATTTACCGCTGCCATTAGACCCAAGTATAACGAAGCGAGCCCCTTTTTTTATATTAAGGTTAATATCTTTTAAAGCATAATGTCCATTTGGATAAGCATAATTTAAATTTTTTATTGTAATTGCATCCATTAAATATACCAACTTTCAAGAATATAAAAAGAAATAATGATGAGGAAAAATAGTGCGCTTTTAAATAGATCCATACTTTTTATAGGCTTTGTATTTGTTTTGGGTAACTGACCAGAAAATCCTCTTGAAACCATTGCTTTATAAATACTTTCAGAGCGGTCGATGGATTTTATTAATAATCCGCCTATGATTTCACCTAGGGTTTTTAAAGTCTTCAAGTTCACTTTTAGGGTAAATAACCTTGAAGTTAAGGCATTTTGTGTTTTTTTTACCCGTTCCCAGATTAAAAAAATATATCGACACGATAAATAAATAATAGAGACTAAGGACGATGGCAACCTCAGATGAAACAGTGCGCTAAGCAATTGGTTTAAGGGTTGGGTTAAAGTCATAACCATCATTAAAGAAAAGATGGATAACCCTTTAAAAAGCAATTGTAGCGCAAATAAATTGCCAACTGGTTGTGAGGCAAATAGTTCTCTCGTCAAAATAGGTAGTGAAAAAACAAGTAAAAAAGGCAGCACGCCCATTATTTTATACAATAGATATTTTAAAGAAAATGCCATGGTTAAAAGGAGCATCATAAAAGTAAAAAAAATTATTATTAAAGTAATGTAATGTCTTAAACCAAGAATTAGAAAAGCTGAAACCATACAAGTTATTATTTTACTTCGAGGCTCCCATGTTCTGCCCCAAGAGGTAGGTGGTATGTCTTTTCTAGAAAGATAGATGTTTTTATGTAAAAAAATATTATGCATAAAAATCTCCTCACAAATTATTGTTCTAAAATTGCCGGTTTGGTTTTATAAATAAATCCAACAGCAAAGGCAGTTAATAAACTTTCTATAATCACTAATGGCAAATAACTTATCACTAAAAGATTAACAACAGAGAAAAAACCTTCAGAATAACGTCCATCTGATAAATACAACAGAACAATAAGCAGTAGGACACAAATAAGAATGGCCATTCCTGCTATTAAACCAGCAATCAAGGTAATGTGTTTGTTTTTTTTGCTTAATCTCTTAAAGGCTAAATGAGAAAATATAGCCGGTAAATACACCAATAAAGTATTGGCACCTAATGTGGTAATGCCACCATGTTGAAACAGTACCCCTTGAAGCAATAACGCAATAAAGATAGCGATGGGACTTCTTTTGCCAAGCATAATGCCAATTAAACCAGCCAATAGGGGATGGATACTTGTGGGTCCAATGGGAATGCTAATTAACGAAGCAACAAAAAAGGTTGCTGTAATTAAGCTGATTTTAGGTATTTCAGACTCCTGTATACCTTTTAAGCTATAACCTAATGAACCTGCAGTCATAATAGAAGTACCAACAACAATGGGTAAATTTAAAACACCATCTGATAAATGCATCATTCAACCTCCTAAAAAATTATTTGCCAATAAAAAAATCTGCACCCTTAACACTGTGCAGATAGCAGCCATTCTATCTCATTATAAAACAAGACAAAAAAACATCAGATTCATACACCGTGAATTTGAGAGTACAAAAGGAATAACAAGCTGTATCCTGACTTAGGGTCATTGTTTATTTACACCTTCCCAGATAATATTTCATCCAGTGGTATATTGTAAAAAACTCACCTTTACAGTGGCGGGACCGCGTTGGATTTTCACCAAACTTCCAATTTAATTTCTTAGGCTATTAACCATAAGAAAACTTATTTTCCTAATCTTATAATAAAATAGATAATCTAATTTATATTTTTAAAAAGTATATCATAATGCTTTTGTAAAAGCAATTATTAATTTGGTGTTATCTTTCGTTACTTATACAAAGTGATTACTGTCTAAAGTTTTTTCAGAAATTCAATTATTCTTATATCCACTAGATACAAGGGCTTTTCCTTGCAATATATGTCAAAAAAAGATAGAATAAAGTAAACTGAAAAAGAAAGTAGGTGTACGTGTGAATAAAATTGATATAAGAGATATTCCTATTAGCAATGAAGAAGATGATTACCTCAACTTAGAAAAGTATGCTACTGCTTTATCTGATTTTATAAAAACATCAGAAACCCCTATAACTGTTTCTTTACAAGGTGAGTGGGGGTGTGGTAAAACTTCACTTATGAATATCATAGAAAGAAAATTATGTCATAGTCATTTGGAAGATACATATGAATGCATATCTATTAATACGTGGGAGTTGTATTTACAAGGTGATGAAAAAGATGCCATTGAGCATTTAACCTATTTAATTTTAAAAGAAATTGCTACGATTACTAAAGAAAAAAACTGTAAAATAGAGCACGAATTAGAAGATGTTTTTGATAACTTTAAACGGTATTTTATGAAGACAACCGATTTTATTATGGGGCTTCAAGGTACAGATACAGCCTCAAGGAAAAACGCCATGAGTTTATTTAATCAAAATGATTATACTTATATGAAACAATTAAGGAACAAATTAGGAAAAGTGGTTACAACTTTAGTAGAGAATCACAATAACATTTCTAACAAAGGTTTTATATTCTTTATTGATGATTTAGATAGAATACAACCTAGCCTTGCTGTTAAAATTTTAGAAGTTCTTAAAAACCTATTTGTAATCGAAAAATGTATATTTGTATTAGCCGTTGATTATGAAGTTATTGTAAGAGGCTTAAAAGAAAAATACGGAGACCTCAATAACCGTAATGAAAAAATGTATAAGTCTTATTTTGACAAATTAATTCAATTGCCTTTTGTTATGCCCACAAATAATTATGATATTACCCAGTTTGTTCTAAAATCATTAGTAGATATCCGTTATTTTGATTCCAATGATGAGCTGACAGATTTAGATAAAAAAAGAATTGTCAATAGCATTGAATTTACCATAGGAAAAAATCCAAGAAGTATTAAACGGTTAATTAACGCACTCAAATTAAGCCGTATCTATGATGAAATTAACGAACAAGTCTTGATTAATAAAGGATTTAAAATCTCTAATTTAATGTTTTTATGTATTCAATTGGCATATCCTAAGATTTATAATATGTTTGAACAATATCCAATTTATAAAAATTGGAAGTTAAGCTATTTTACACATTTAATCGACGGGCAGATCAATAATCGTGATGAAAATGATTGGAAAGAAATACTATATGAAGTGGCTTTAAATGATGAAGAGTTAGTTAGAAGGATTGTCACGATCAAAAAGTTATCCTATATCATCGAAGATATTTTTGAATACAACGAAGATATGGACATAGATAAAATATGGAAGGTAATCTCTTTATCTGCTTTAACCAATTTATCCTATATGACCAGTCATAATGACTTTGAATACAATGGAGACGCCTATAATCAATCCTCAGAAACCCAGTATACACAAGGCAATCGTTTGTTAGATAATGTTATATTAAAGGACGATACTTATGTTTTAGATGTGGGTTGTGGAAATGGAAAAACTACAATTGATTTGTTTAAGAAAAATAATACCATTAACATAGATGCCTTTGATTTGTCAAAAAGTCAAATTGATATTGCTAAAAAAAATAGATTGGAAAATAATATATCTGAATTGGCTATAAAATTCTATGTCAAAGATG
The genomic region above belongs to Natranaerovirga hydrolytica and contains:
- a CDS encoding energy-coupling factor ABC transporter ATP-binding protein → MDAITIKNLNYAYPNGHYALKDINLNIKKGARFVILGSNGSGKSTLLHHLNGLILPQSGTIEVFNQHINKKNLKAIRKKVGVVFDTPDDQLFATSVYDDIAFGPRNLGLSEPLVNEAVEKALKAVDIVKLKNQSPYALSLGQKKKASIAGVLAMNPDILVFDEPFSGLDHGSIEYLLTIFNELSHKGCTLIITTHNVDLAYSWGNECVLLKDGEILEQGSMHLLEDSQLMTSSHLRTNILATLFEETPFNPRTIDDAKALLKKYMYTERN
- a CDS encoding energy-coupling factor transporter transmembrane component T family protein; the protein is MHNIFLHKNIYLSRKDIPPTSWGRTWEPRSKIITCMVSAFLILGLRHYITLIIIFFTFMMLLLTMAFSLKYLLYKIMGVLPFLLVFSLPILTRELFASQPVGNLFALQLLFKGLSIFSLMMVMTLTQPLNQLLSALFHLRLPSSLVSIIYLSCRYIFLIWERVKKTQNALTSRLFTLKVNLKTLKTLGEIIGGLLIKSIDRSESIYKAMVSRGFSGQLPKTNTKPIKSMDLFKSALFFLIIISFYILESWYI
- a CDS encoding CbiM family transporter, whose amino-acid sequence is MMHLSDGVLNLPIVVGTSIMTAGSLGYSLKGIQESEIPKISLITATFFVASLISIPIGPTSIHPLLAGLIGIMLGKRSPIAIFIALLLQGVLFQHGGITTLGANTLLVYLPAIFSHLAFKRLSKKNKHITLIAGLIAGMAILICVLLLIVLLYLSDGRYSEGFFSVVNLLVISYLPLVIIESLLTAFAVGFIYKTKPAILEQ
- a CDS encoding P-loop NTPase fold protein, with amino-acid sequence MNKIDIRDIPISNEEDDYLNLEKYATALSDFIKTSETPITVSLQGEWGCGKTSLMNIIERKLCHSHLEDTYECISINTWELYLQGDEKDAIEHLTYLILKEIATITKEKNCKIEHELEDVFDNFKRYFMKTTDFIMGLQGTDTASRKNAMSLFNQNDYTYMKQLRNKLGKVVTTLVENHNNISNKGFIFFIDDLDRIQPSLAVKILEVLKNLFVIEKCIFVLAVDYEVIVRGLKEKYGDLNNRNEKMYKSYFDKLIQLPFVMPTNNYDITQFVLKSLVDIRYFDSNDELTDLDKKRIVNSIEFTIGKNPRSIKRLINALKLSRIYDEINEQVLINKGFKISNLMFLCIQLAYPKIYNMFEQYPIYKNWKLSYFTHLIDGQINNRDENDWKEILYEVALNDEELVRRIVTIKKLSYIIEDIFEYNEDMDIDKIWKVISLSALTNLSYMTSHNDFEYNGDAYNQSSETQYTQGNRLLDNVILKDDTYVLDVGCGNGKTTIDLFKKNNTINIDAFDLSKSQIDIAKKNRLENNISELAIKFYVKDAATINYKNKYDFIFSNASLHWITDATTMYTLLYNALKSGGQLAVHQGGYKSYYGLHDAVLKAIDHLSYQSYYSDWEYPVFYPTKEEMEQLLSQVGFKDISVISETNDGTAYNNLVENFCNASLLPYLNRLPKDDFREALIKEYYRICENEPINLYTHRLYIFAKKE